TAATCCTAAGGAATGCGATCCACTGGCACAGGCTGCGCTGATGGTAAGATTGATTCCTTTCAGCTTGAATATCGTTGAAAGATTCATCGTTACGGTAGAATTCATTGATTTAAAGATCGCTCCCGATCCCATCAATGTTGTATCTTTCTTTTCTCTTGCAATATCTATGGACTCCACCACTGCCTGAGAAACACTGTCGTTTCCATATAAAATACCTACTTCATGGGCATCCAGAAATTCCTGGTCTATGCCTGCCTGCTTTAATGCGTCTGTGGTAGCCAGGTAAGCATACTCGCTTTCCTCCCCCATACTTACGCGCTGGCGTCTGTTAAGGAGATTTTTAAGATCCGGTTTCGGAACTACTCCGGTAAGTCCTGATCTGAAACCAAATTCTTTTCTTTCCTGCACTAAAGCAATACCGGATTTTCCTTGATATAGGGATTCTTTGACTTCTTCCAAAGAGGTCCCGATGCAAGAATAAATTCCCATTCCGGTAATTACAACCCTATTTTCCATTTATTTATATTGAATTTAACAATGTATCAGTCTAGCAATGTAACAATATTTTCATTGAGATCAATCAACAGTGGACTGATACATTGGTATATTGTTCTATTTATGAGTAAATTCCCCCGTTAATATTCACCACTTCACCAGTAATATAAGAAGCTTTTCTTGATGCTAAGAAAGCAACCAGATCGGCAACTTCTTCCGCTTCGCCAAATCTGTTGGCAGGAATCATTGCTTTAAGCTCTTCTTCGTTAAAATCCTGGGTCATATCTGTTCTGATAAATCCCGGAGCCACTGCATTTACGGTAATATTTCTTTTGGCAACTTCCTGGGCAAGTGCTTTTGTGGCTCCTACCAAAGCTCCTTTTGCAGCAGAATAATTGGTTTGTCCTGCTGTTCCTTTTACTCCGGAAACTGAAACCATATTGATGACTCTTCCGTATTTGTTACGAAGCAGCTTCTGAATAAAAAAGTTGGTTACATTGAAGAACCCGTTCAGACTGGTATTGATTACGCTTGTCCAATCTTCATTCTTCATCCACATGAACAATCCGTCTCTGGTAATTCCGGCATTATTGACTATTACTTCTACCAAAGCATCCGGGTTATTGTCCTGCCATGCTGTAAGAATATTTTGAGTTTCTTCGGCATTGGCTACATCGAACTTAAGAATTTCTCCTGTAGCACCAAGTTCCTGTACTTTAGCCAGTGTTTCTCTTGCTGCAGCTTCATTGGAAGCGTAGTTAATCAGTATATGATAATTTTTTTCTTCTGCCAGTTTCAGACAGACAGCTCTTCCAATACCTCTGGAGCCGCCCGTTATAATTGCACATTTCATGTGTTAGCTGTTTAGTTTTAGTTTTTTTAAGTTAACTTTTAAATCCCTAGTTTATTGACAATCCAACCGTATTAATAGTTACATGGTCTTTAAATATTTTTTAACTTCCTCCAGATACGGATACATCACCATATCGCTGGAGAATGCAGGAATAATCTTTCTGATTTCGTCATAAAGCTCTTTGGTAGAAGACGAAATTTTATCCTGAAAATCAAGATATTCAATAGCCTGAATGATGGTAATCGCTTCAATAGCCAATACTTCAAATGCATTCTCTATTACTTTTCTACAAATTACGGCTGCATTGGTTCCCATACTTACAATATCCTGATTGTCATTATTATTAGGAATACTGTGTACATACATGGAGTTCGACAGCATCTGGCTTTCTGCCGTGGTAGATGTTGCCGTGAACTGAACGCCCTGCATCCCGAAATTGAAGCCTAATTTACCTAAATTTACAAAAGGAGGCAAAATTTCGTTGATCTTTGCATTCAAAAGGTAGTTCAACTGCCTTTCGGCAAGCATCGTCAGTTTGGTAACAACGATCTTTAATTTATCCATTTCCAAAGAGATATAATCCCCGTGGAAGTTTCCTCCGTGGTAAACGTGCTGATCTTCTACATTGATAATTGGATTATCATTCGCTGAGTTGATCTCATTTTCGAGAACATTCTCCGTATATTCCAGTGTATCCAGAACCGGACCTAAAATCTGCGGAACACATCTCAATGAATAATATTCCTGTACTTTTTCTTTAAATACTTTTTCCTGTTCTTCAAAATGAGTGTATAGGTGATCTTCTCTTTTTCTGATTAATTTACTGTCAGCAAGATGGGCTCTCATTCTTTCAGCCACTTTCTGCTGTCCATAGTGTTTTTTGGTACCGTTCAGTGCTTCAGAAAGGTGATCATCATAGGCCTGTACAATTTCATTAATAGCACAGGAAAGCCTGATGGAGATCTCCGTCAATTGATTGGCTTTATAGGCATT
This region of Chryseobacterium vaccae genomic DNA includes:
- the fabG gene encoding 3-oxoacyl-ACP reductase FabG translates to MKCAIITGGSRGIGRAVCLKLAEEKNYHILINYASNEAAARETLAKVQELGATGEILKFDVANAEETQNILTAWQDNNPDALVEVIVNNAGITRDGLFMWMKNEDWTSVINTSLNGFFNVTNFFIQKLLRNKYGRVINMVSVSGVKGTAGQTNYSAAKGALVGATKALAQEVAKRNITVNAVAPGFIRTDMTQDFNEEELKAMIPANRFGEAEEVADLVAFLASRKASYITGEVVNINGGIYS
- a CDS encoding HAL/PAL/TAL family ammonia-lyase, with the translated sequence MKINNFLQLKDFQKIIIENEKIELDGTLLDRVETSFQFLKEFSKNKVIYGVNTGFGPMAQFKISDEDTHQLQYNLIRSHSSGIGNPLPAQEVKACMLARLNTLSLGNSGVHQSVVHLLTELINRDITPLIFEHGGVGASGDLVQLAHLALVLIGEGEVFYKGERKLTKEVFEAEGLEPIKVEIREGLALMNGTSVMSGIGIVNAYKANQLTEISIRLSCAINEIVQAYDDHLSEALNGTKKHYGQQKVAERMRAHLADSKLIRKREDHLYTHFEEQEKVFKEKVQEYYSLRCVPQILGPVLDTLEYTENVLENEINSANDNPIINVEDQHVYHGGNFHGDYISLEMDKLKIVVTKLTMLAERQLNYLLNAKINEILPPFVNLGKLGFNFGMQGVQFTATSTTAESQMLSNSMYVHSIPNNNDNQDIVSMGTNAAVICRKVIENAFEVLAIEAITIIQAIEYLDFQDKISSSTKELYDEIRKIIPAFSSDMVMYPYLEEVKKYLKTM